The window GAACTCAGCCGGCGTGGCCATCGATGCGATCCGCTGCTGCAAACTGGCGCTCGACCGCGGCCAGGGCGGCGCCCTTCATTCCGCCTCCGCCTATTTTTCGAAGCATCCGCCCTTGCAAATGACGGATGAAGAAGCCTACCGCAGCGTGGAAGAATTTATCGCCGGCCAGCGGGCGAGCTAGGGCGCCGGCGCTACAACGACGCGACTATAGAATCCCGTCGTCCAGAATTTCCGCGGTCAACTCATCTCCTGGCAAGAGGCTTAGTCGTTTCCACTCTGTCGCCAGCTCATCCGGGTCGTAAGCCAGGAACTGCCCAGTCGCTGTCGCAAAAATGCCCGCTTCGACGTCCCATTTCGTAATTTCGCGAACGGCCTTCCAATAAGCCGCGAGCTGCGGCAGGTAACGCTGTCGCAAAAGGTTCTCCTCTCCGCTCTCGATCTGGTTTGTCTTCCAATCGAGCAGAAAGCAACGGTTCTCTTGCGTGTCGGCAATCAGCAGATCGATCAATCCCTCGACGCAGCTCTTCTGGTCCACGCTCCAGGCGAAAGGGAATTCTGTGTGGACTGTCGCGCCCGGCTTCGAGAGAAATTGTTTCAGGATTGAGTCATCGGCAAACTGCTGTCGAACGAGTTTCCATTCTGCCGTCGCCCGCCGCTGATCGGGCGAAACGGGCAAGAGCTGCCGGAAGAGTTCGTCTGCCGCTTCACTCCCGTCGCGCCATTCGATCCGTTGAAAAAGCGTATGCCACCATTGCCCATACAAAGTCGCGGGCGTGTCCGGCGTGGATTTGGCGCGGACCGGCCGGTCGCTGAGTTCCTCCGCGCCTTCCCCAGCGATCTCCGGATCGTAGGCGCTCGGATTGAACTTGTGGACGAAATCGTTGGCCCGCCGGCGGGCGGTCCGCATCTCCTTCGGGCCTGAAGTCGGCAAGGCGGAAGCCGTCTCATCGCTTTTCCGAGACTCGATCAGGCGGGCTGCGGAAGTGAAGGGACACGCCGCCGGGATTTCCTCCAACGCCGCGAACACGGCGGCGTTCTTGTCGTCATTCAGCAGAGTCAGTTGCGCGCGACTCGACAGAGCCTCTTTTTTTTGGAAAAGGCCGCGATCAAGCGCCAAAACCAAAGTGTGCCGGGCGCGCGTCGTCGCGACATAAAGCAGACGTTGCATTTCCTGCTGCTCGGCCAGGGTGCGCGCCTTTTTCAGGTCGTCCGTTGGGTCTTCCTTGCTCAAGGCCACGAGAATTTCGCCCGATCCCGGCGTCCGGATGAGCGATGGATAACGCGGCGACGGGAACCGGATGTCGCGTCCGAGAAATGGCAGAATCACCGCCTGCCATTCCGACCCCTTGGCTTTCTGCGAGGTAATTAATTGAATGCCGTCGATCGCTGATAGCCGCGCTTCTCGCGGAGTTTCAAAATCGGCCCGGAGTTTTTCGGCGAAATCGGTCAGGGTCGCGCCCTGCGCCTCAGCCTCGGCGGAAAGAGCGAGAAGTGCATCCAGTTCGCCGGCCAAATCGTCGAAGTCTTCCGTGGGCAGCGCGCTCAATCGGTCGCGCAACTGCGTTTCGCGAACGAGCACCGTGATCGCCTCGAAGAGCGATTTCCCCTCGAGACGTTGCCGCGTTTCGGCGAGATGGCGGACCTCCGAGCCAACGTCCCCCGCCAGTTTGCGCGGCTTGTCGATCCGGAACCGAGTGCCGTCGCCCTCGGCGAAAACCGCGAGGTCGGCGTCCGCGATCCCGAAGACTTCGCGCAAAACTCCGGCGACTTCGTAACCGTTCAGCGGGTCGGTCATGATCGTGCAGAGCGCGGTCAACCATGCGTAGGCGGGACTGTCCGCCTTGATTGCGCTTTCCGATTGCATGGCCACCGGCAGTCCGCGTTTCCGCAGCGCCCGCGCCATCGTCCGGAGCCACGCTTTGCGCGGACACAGAATCGCGACGTCGCGCCAGGAGCCGGCCCGCAATTTCTCCAAGCCGGTCGTTTCGATCCATCGGGCAAGCTGCTCCGCCTCGATGTTCGCCTTCTCGTAGTCCTTCAAGTCCGCGCGGCTCTTGAGCAACTCTTCGCCGAGGGGAACGCGGATTACCTGGCCAGGGAGAAAGGCCGGACGCGGCTGCAATTCCACAAAGCGAACCTGACCGTCCTCCTCGTTCAGGATGTCGCGGAAGATGCGATTGATAAAATCGACCTGGCTTTGATCGAGCCGAAACGTGACCGAGAAAGTCAGCTCTTCGGCCGAGCGGGTTTCGACGAGCGTATCGTGGACCCGCTCGTAATGGGCGAGATCGGCACGGTCGCCGAAGATCGATTGTTGGCGATCACCGACCATGCAAAAGTGGCCGGGACGCGGCGGCGCCGTTTTCGTTTCCAGCCAGTAGCCGTTCGCTTCCGGCGGGCGCGCGGTCTCGAGCAGGACCGAGAATTGCGCGGGATCGGTATCCTGCGCTTCGTCGAGGATGACGCGGAAATTCTGTTCGCGCACGCGCCGACCGGCGGCCGGATGCTGAAGCAATTCGTCCGCCAGGGCGATCTGGTCGGCATAGGTAACAACGCCCCGCTCGAGCCGGAAATCCCGGTAATCCCGCTGCACTTCCGCCGCGACACAGAGGGCCGCGTCGGCCACCCATCGGCGCAATGGGCGTAGCGATTCGCGCCAAACGCCGGTGAACTTTGCATTCGCGCTCGTGAAACAATTCGGCCAGCGCAGGAATTCCCAATCGGACTCGAAGCGCGTTTCCCAGTCCGCCAGTTCTTCCTGCGTTCTCTTGATCGTGTCCCGTCCGCCGGTGTCTCGGGCGCGACGGACTTCGCTGAAATTGAATTTCGGGCACGGCCCGATTTCGCCCGGTCGGAGGAGCGCGGACCCGGCACGGCGTGCGAGTTCCATGATGTCGCGCGCCTGCGCGAGTCGAAAAAGGGCGGCACGATTCTTCTCGCTCAACGACTGACCGAGCCGCGGCTGCTGTTGGACAAACTCCTGCCAGAGGTCTTCGTCGTCGGTGATTAATTCGAGCGGCGCGGGCAGCCCGAGATAATGGCCATAGTTCGTCAACAGCTTCATGCAGAAGGCGTGGATGGTGCCGAAGAACCCGCGATTGAAGGCGCTCACGACTTCCGCATCGAGATTTTCCGCCAGAATTTGCTGGCGGCTGCGCTGCTGCATCTCGTCCGCCGCCCGATTCGTAAACGTGACCACGACCAGCCGCGGCAGAACTTCGCGCGCCTCCCCTGAACGCGCGATCTCCAGGACGCGGTCTGTGATGGCACGGGTCTTTCCCGAACCGGCCGAAGCTACAACGGAAAAATTGCGCTCCAATTCTTCAACAAAACGGTCGCGCTGCGATTGATCGCTTGGTTGCTTCAGATTTTGCGTCATGGGACGGAACGATGAAAGCAAGCGTCCGAAGAAAAGGGGCGAGGGAATGCGGTATTAGCGAATCGGCGTCGGTCTTGGCGTGCCACGGTTTCCGACACCCCTTTGCAGGGGTTCGATCGAGATGACATCTGGTCCCGGAGCTCCGCTGCGCTCCGCTTCGGGGTGTATTCCTTCGCGCCTCTGGCGCTAACGTCGGCGGCGTTCACCAGTAGGCCTCCTCTTCTTCCTTCGCGAGCGCCGGATGCGTGATCTCCCAGCGGCGCTCGAGGATTTCTGGATCGATGGCGAGGGTGGCGAGCGGATATTCGCGGTTGAACGCCCACGCGGACCGCACCGGACCGAGCATTCCGAAGATTCCAGTCCGCTGCATTCTGGCCAGCTCGCGAAACGCTTCCGCTTCGGCGTCCATTTGGTCGACGGAGAGCTGCGGCGTGATCGGTTTTATTGCCGGCGACACCAGGCTCAGGAAAACCTGCTGCGCCCCCAGCTGCCGCGCCGCGAGACCGTAAAGCGCCAGTTGGATCGCCGAGCCGTCGAGGATTTTTTTGTGGAGTTGCGAACGCCGCTTTTCCGTGTCTTCCCGCGCGGGAGCGAGCGCCTTTTTGTTCGCGCCGGTTTTGTAATCGAGAATCCAAAGTTCATCGGCTTCCAGCCCGCGAATATCGCGATGGGCCAGGATCAGATCGATCCGGCCGCGGAAGCGTAGCGTGTTCTCGGCATCGATCCGGACCGGTTCGGTTCCCTCGATTGTCCATTCGGCGGCCATCCACGGCCAATCCTCGATAGTGGCGAGCTTGGCTCCGAGAATGCGGGCGAGACAAAAGGCGTTTTGCCAGCCGGAACGCCACCAATCTGGGATTGCTCTTTCGGCGGAACGGCCGAGCGCTTCAATCTCCGCGAATTTATCTTCCGCGGCCACGCGGATCGCCCGGTCGATTTCAGCGGCATCAGGAGTCCTTAGGAAACTCCGTTCCGCTTCAGGACCGGCGACTTTGGTTAGCCAGCGATGCACCCATTGACCGGTCGCCGCGCTCCAAGGATTCGAATCGTCCTCCGCGCCTTCAATCCCGAGATACTTCTTCATCCAGACCAGGGCCGGCGATTTCACCACCGTTTCGAATTCGCTCACACTCAAGATCGGATCGAGAGGGGATGGTTCCCGGAGCGCGAAGTCGTATTCGCCCGAGCCCGTCTCCGGATCGCGGCGCGCGTCGTAGGCTACGCGCGTTTGCGTTGCCTTCGGCGAAGGCGAGGCCGGCTTTGGTGCATCCGCACTTTCCAACCACGCTGCGGTCTCGCGTTGCAGTTCCTTCAGGGTGGCCTGAGTCAACGGACGCCGGCGCGCGTTCTGATAAAGTTGGGTGAACAATTCGCTCGGATTCCATGGACGATCAGGCGCTGATTCCTGGGCCAGACTCGCGCCGATCGCAATTCCGCCGGGCGCGGATTCAGCCAGGGCGTAAAATTGGCGCAGCGCGATCTGCCGCTGCTCCCGCGGCCCGAGATAGAGCGCATGATTTTCACGAACCGTCAGGTGTCCTTCCCCTTGCCGTCCTTGTTTCGCGGCGTGGCGATTGAGTTGTTGGATGCCGTGGTTGAATTCCTCGATCTCTTCCTCGCGCGCGAACTCGCCTTTTTCCGGCGGCGGCCAGCTTCCTTCATTCCATCCGGCGAAAATGAGATGCGACCAATCCTGGCCCTGGGCCTGTGCCACCGTCAGCAATTGCACCCGCGCGTAGGGATGATCGCCCGTCGGGTCGCGTCCCGCTGAGAAACTGGAGGCGACTTCCTCCAGCCAGCGCAGGTACAAGACCCGCGAGAACGTTGCGGAAACGTTTTCGGTCCACTCGAGGTTTTGCCGGGAGAGCGCCATCCACTGTTGCTTCCAATGCAGGCGCTCAAATGCTTCGCCGGTAGCGGCCAGGAATTCAGGGAACGTTGCGCGGCCTGGCAGGAACCGGAGAAGCGCGAGTAATTCCATAATTTCCCGCCGCTCCGGCCGCGGATTGGCGTGGCAAAACCGATCCAGCAAGACCAGGTCGTCGATCAGAATTTGGGCATGGATTGAACGAAGCGTTTTTTCAAAACGCTCGGGCCGCAGTTCGGGAAACAGTTTTTGCCGATTCCGGAAAGCGCCGAGAAAACGAAGGAGCGAACTCAGACGCGGTCCGCGCTGAAGTTGAAGCCACGCTCGCCATTCCGCGGCTTCGAAAAGTCCAGGAACGGGATGGCCGAAACCATCGTTGTGCGGGATCTCGCGATTCGTGAGCGCGGTCGAAACCAGGCGCGGGAGCGACCCCGCGGCGGCGAAAACGACCCCGACGCGCAACGCATTTTTCTCGGCCAGAAAGCGCGAACAGACCTGCGCGATCGCCTGCGCTTGTTGAGCGGCGTCGGTCCCGACGACAAAGGTGCAGTCCGCACTCGCCTCGGATTCGCCGCGCATCTCCGCCTCGGTGAACAGAGCATCGAGCGCCGGAGTAGCGGGTGCGTGAACGGGGACAGCTTCACCAAGCAGTTCTTCCCACGAACCGATCCAGGCCAGATCGATTCCGGAATTCTCTCGCGGGTACTCCAGGAGCACGGTTGCCTTCTCAGTGGAATTGACGGCGGCGCGGAGAAGAAACCAATGCGGCCAATGAGCCGCATCGAAGCCGCAAATCAGAAGATGGGCGATCACCGGTGGAGTTGAAGTCGCGGCGTCGAGCACCTTGCGGTCGTATTCCCCCGCCAAACAGAGATCGCTACGGCCCAGTTGTTCACGGAACCGGCGCACAATTGGTTGAAACGAATCCAATCCAAGCCGATCGAAATCCCAGCCCGCGTTCTCCAGCCGATCCAGGGTGCGGAGCAAATGATCTGGCGCCCGGACGACCGCTTTGGCCGCCAGATTTTCCGGGGTGGCTCCGCCGACTTTCGAGGCCCGGAGAATTTCCTCCGCTGTGACGGCCAGGAGCAAGCGAAGATGCTCGCGCGGCGAAACGTTGGTGGCGCCGTCACGGCTAAGCAGGTCGCGCAAACCCATCGGCGTAACGAACTGAATGCCGAGATGCGATTGGCTATCGCGCATCAAGCGCTCCTTCAAGGCGTGGACATGCGCTCTGGTGGGGACAACGACCGCGCAGGGACGTTCTTCCTTCCACGATTGGAGCCGCACTTCCTCAAACCAGCCGCGAATGACGCCATCCCATGCGTCGCGGGCCGACGTGGCGATGCGGAGAGAGGAATTTCGTTTGTTTCCGGTTCGGGGCACGGTCGGACTCTAGCAGAAAGAGCAAGGGCTTTCGCCGAGAGGCTTAATATCTCAATCAGAGGGAACGAAGCCGTTCTTCGACGGTGCGCACGCCGCAGGTGAGCGGCGCTTTTGAGTCGTCCGTCATGACGGCGAAATGGTTGCCGCCGGCGGATTGAAGCTCTTTCACACAGCGGAGATTGAGA is drawn from Chthoniobacterales bacterium and contains these coding sequences:
- a CDS encoding UvrD-helicase domain-containing protein, translating into MTQNLKQPSDQSQRDRFVEELERNFSVVASAGSGKTRAITDRVLEIARSGEAREVLPRLVVVTFTNRAADEMQQRSRQQILAENLDAEVVSAFNRGFFGTIHAFCMKLLTNYGHYLGLPAPLELITDDEDLWQEFVQQQPRLGQSLSEKNRAALFRLAQARDIMELARRAGSALLRPGEIGPCPKFNFSEVRRARDTGGRDTIKRTQEELADWETRFESDWEFLRWPNCFTSANAKFTGVWRESLRPLRRWVADAALCVAAEVQRDYRDFRLERGVVTYADQIALADELLQHPAAGRRVREQNFRVILDEAQDTDPAQFSVLLETARPPEANGYWLETKTAPPRPGHFCMVGDRQQSIFGDRADLAHYERVHDTLVETRSAEELTFSVTFRLDQSQVDFINRIFRDILNEEDGQVRFVELQPRPAFLPGQVIRVPLGEELLKSRADLKDYEKANIEAEQLARWIETTGLEKLRAGSWRDVAILCPRKAWLRTMARALRKRGLPVAMQSESAIKADSPAYAWLTALCTIMTDPLNGYEVAGVLREVFGIADADLAVFAEGDGTRFRIDKPRKLAGDVGSEVRHLAETRQRLEGKSLFEAITVLVRETQLRDRLSALPTEDFDDLAGELDALLALSAEAEAQGATLTDFAEKLRADFETPREARLSAIDGIQLITSQKAKGSEWQAVILPFLGRDIRFPSPRYPSLIRTPGSGEILVALSKEDPTDDLKKARTLAEQQEMQRLLYVATTRARHTLVLALDRGLFQKKEALSSRAQLTLLNDDKNAAVFAALEEIPAACPFTSAARLIESRKSDETASALPTSGPKEMRTARRRANDFVHKFNPSAYDPEIAGEGAEELSDRPVRAKSTPDTPATLYGQWWHTLFQRIEWRDGSEAADELFRQLLPVSPDQRRATAEWKLVRQQFADDSILKQFLSKPGATVHTEFPFAWSVDQKSCVEGLIDLLIADTQENRCFLLDWKTNQIESGEENLLRQRYLPQLAAYWKAVREITKWDVEAGIFATATGQFLAYDPDELATEWKRLSLLPGDELTAEILDDGIL
- a CDS encoding PD-(D/E)XK nuclease family protein, giving the protein MPRTGNKRNSSLRIATSARDAWDGVIRGWFEEVRLQSWKEERPCAVVVPTRAHVHALKERLMRDSQSHLGIQFVTPMGLRDLLSRDGATNVSPREHLRLLLAVTAEEILRASKVGGATPENLAAKAVVRAPDHLLRTLDRLENAGWDFDRLGLDSFQPIVRRFREQLGRSDLCLAGEYDRKVLDAATSTPPVIAHLLICGFDAAHWPHWFLLRAAVNSTEKATVLLEYPRENSGIDLAWIGSWEELLGEAVPVHAPATPALDALFTEAEMRGESEASADCTFVVGTDAAQQAQAIAQVCSRFLAEKNALRVGVVFAAAGSLPRLVSTALTNREIPHNDGFGHPVPGLFEAAEWRAWLQLQRGPRLSSLLRFLGAFRNRQKLFPELRPERFEKTLRSIHAQILIDDLVLLDRFCHANPRPERREIMELLALLRFLPGRATFPEFLAATGEAFERLHWKQQWMALSRQNLEWTENVSATFSRVLYLRWLEEVASSFSAGRDPTGDHPYARVQLLTVAQAQGQDWSHLIFAGWNEGSWPPPEKGEFAREEEIEEFNHGIQQLNRHAAKQGRQGEGHLTVRENHALYLGPREQRQIALRQFYALAESAPGGIAIGASLAQESAPDRPWNPSELFTQLYQNARRRPLTQATLKELQRETAAWLESADAPKPASPSPKATQTRVAYDARRDPETGSGEYDFALREPSPLDPILSVSEFETVVKSPALVWMKKYLGIEGAEDDSNPWSAATGQWVHRWLTKVAGPEAERSFLRTPDAAEIDRAIRVAAEDKFAEIEALGRSAERAIPDWWRSGWQNAFCLARILGAKLATIEDWPWMAAEWTIEGTEPVRIDAENTLRFRGRIDLILAHRDIRGLEADELWILDYKTGANKKALAPAREDTEKRRSQLHKKILDGSAIQLALYGLAARQLGAQQVFLSLVSPAIKPITPQLSVDQMDAEAEAFRELARMQRTGIFGMLGPVRSAWAFNREYPLATLAIDPEILERRWEITHPALAKEEEEAYW